From Camarhynchus parvulus chromosome 10, STF_HiC, whole genome shotgun sequence, one genomic window encodes:
- the CLK3 gene encoding dual specificity protein kinase CLK3 translates to MHHCRRLRSPEQDGEPGHRWKRRRSRSRECEGRLRYPPRRELARRSRSRSHERMPYQRRCRRDSDACRLEECSPSLGQDYCPARPRPWRRSRGRGQHQQRPRRYPQQQQQQHCRRRRSRSCSSASSRSRQSSKRSRSVEDDKEGHLVCRIGDWLQERYEIVGSLGEGTFGKVVECVDHARGKSQVALKIIKNVGKYREAARLEINVLKKIKEKDKENKFLCVLMSDWFNFHGHMCIAFELLGKNTFEFLKENNFQPYPLPQIRHMAYQLCHALRFLHDNQLTHTDLKPENILFVNSDFDTLYNENKSCEQKSIRNTSIRVADFGSATFDHEHHTTIVATRHYRPPEVILELGWAQPCDVWSTGCILFEYYRGFTLFQTHENREHLVMMEKILGPLPSHMVHKTRKQKYFHNGSLVWDENTSDGRYVQENCKPLRTYMLHDSLEHAQLFDLMRRMLEFDPSQRITFSEALLHPFFAGLSAEERMLCGRGASRDLSR, encoded by the exons ATGCATCACTGCAGGAGGCTGCGGTCCCCGGAGCAGGACGGCGAGCCGGGGCACCGCTGGAAGCGGCGGCGGTCGCGGAGCCGGGAGTGCGAGGGCAGGCTGCGCTACCCGCCCCGCAGGGAGCTCGCCCGCAGATCGCGCTCCAGGAG CCATGAGAGGATGCCCTACCAGCGGCGCTGCCGGCGGGACAGCGATGCCTGCAGGCTGGAGGAGTGCAGCCCGTCCTTGGGCCAGGATTATTgcccggcgcggccgcggccCTGGCGGCgctcccggggccgggggcagcaccagcagcggCCTCGACGCTacccgcagcagcagcagcagcagcattgccGCCGCCGCAGGAGCAGGTCTTGTAGCAGCGCCTCCTCG AGGAGCCGGCAGAGCAGTAAGCGCAGCAGGAGCGTGGAAGATGACAAGGAAGGTCACCTGGTGTGCAGGATCGGCGATTGGCTTCAAGAGCGAT ATGAAATCGTGGGCAGCCTCGGTGAAGGCACTTTTGGGAAGGTGGTGGAGTGTGTGGACCACGCCAG AGGCAAGTCCCAGGTGGCACTGAAAATCATAAAGAACGTTGGGAAGTACAGAgaggctgccaggctggaaatCAACGTCCTGAAGAAAATCAAagagaaggacaaggagaaCAAGTT cctgtgcgTTCTCATGTCGGACTGGTTCAACTTCCACGGCCACATGTGCATTGCCTTTGAGCTGCTGGGCAAGAACACCTTCGAGTTCCTGAAGGAGAACAACTTCCAGCCCTACCCCCTGCCACAGATCCGGCACATGGCCTACCAGCTGTGCCATGCCCTGAGAT TTCTACACGACAACCAGCTGACTCACACGGACCTCAAGCCAGAAAACATCCTGTTTGTCAACTCGGATTTTGACACTCTGTACAACGAGAACAAG agctgtgagcagaagTCCATCCGGAACACGAGCATCCGCGTGGCCGACTTTGGCAGCGCCACCTTCGACCACGAGCACCACACCACCATCGTGGCCACGCGGCACTACCGGCCCCCAGAAGTGATCCTGG agctgggctgggcacagccgTGTGATGTCTGGAGCACTGGCTGCATTCTGTTCGAGTATTACCGTGGCTTCACGCTCTTCCAG ACCCATGAGAACCGAGAGCACCTTGTCATGATGGAGAAAATCCTGGGGCCGCTCCCATCTCACATGGTCCACAAAACTCG GAAGCAGAAATACTTCCACAATGGCAGCCTGGTGTGGGATGAGAACACGTCCGATGGCAGATACGTCCAGGAGAACTGCAAACCCCTGCGG ACATACATGCTGCACGACTCTCTGGAGCACGCTCAGCTCTTTGACCTGATGAGGAGGATGCTGGAATTCGACCCCTCCCAGAGGATCACGTTCTCCGAGGCCCTCCTGCACCCTTTCTTTGCCGGGCTCTCGGCAGAGGAGCGGATGCTGTGCGGGCGCGGCGCCAGCCGGGACCTGAGCAGATGA